TCGTTTATTGTTCACACGTCCTTGAACACGCGACCGATCCGGAGAAAGCCTGCGCTGAACTCATTCGTATCGCCAAGCGTGGCTATATCGAAACGCCCAGCCCGGCGAAGGATTTTTTCCTTCAAATGGCCGGTGTGTCGAATCATCGCTGGTCGGTCGATCTGGAGGGCGATTTCCTTTCCATTGTTGAGTACACGCCCCGAGACATCGTCGGTATCGGGTCCGACGTTTTGCTTCATATGTGCTGCGATCCCGTCACGGAACGCGAGAAGGCGCTCAAGTCATTACTTCTTCTGTGCGCCGATCGTGTGAACACCATGTTTATGTGGGAGGATTCCTTCGAATACTCCGTCCGCCGCATTGCAAAGCCGCCGCAAGCGTCATGAGGGCGCGCTTCCCGCGCGTAGGACGCGCGCTTGCTGGATGCCTATCAGCGCATGAGGGCAAGCCCCAAATCCTGGTAGGTTCTCAAGGTTCCGGCGGCGGCCCAGGGGCGGGTTCTTATATAATACTCCAGGCCGCGCCTGACATGGGACAGGACATGCCGGTGTTCCTCCAGCGCCTCCGTGCGTCGGTTCATCGCTTCCAGCGTCAGGGCACGGTCAAAGCGGGACATGATCAGAGATGGGGCGGCCTTGATCGCGCGGTTGTGCAGATCGAGCGCCTGTTCGAAATGCCCTCGCCTCTGCTGTGTCAGGCCAAGCCAGCCAAGAATGGCCGGGTGCTGCGCTTCGATTTTCATCGCGCGCGTTAGCGTGTCTTCAGCTTGGTCAATCTCTCCGGCGGCCAGATGCGCGAGGCCCAGGGTCGCCAGGGCTGAAGTGCTCTGGGAAGGGCTGCTCTGCAGCAGCCGGACGGCTTCGCCGCCCCGGTTCAGCCCGATCAGGGCCATAGCTTGGTAAAGGTGCAGGGAGGCGATCTCCGGCGGTGGCGGAGTGGGAACGTGCCGGTCTATCGTGATCGTCTCTTCGAAACGGCACGCTTCGTTCAGGGTTGTGGCCAGGCGGAACAGCAGGGACATCTGGCCAGGCGCGATCCTGAGGCTGGCCTCGAAGCAGTGGATCGCCTCATCCCAGCGTTCCGTAACGTCGTAGGCGCGGCCCAACTGGGCCAGGATTCCTGGATTGTCCGGGAACATGAGCGCGCCCTTCTCCAGCGTAAGAAGGGCGGTCGCGGGATCGGAATGGGTCAATGGGTCTGCCATTTGCAGCAGCACGTCGACAACAATGGAGCGAGCGTCCCCGGCCGGATCGAGGGCGTAGGCGCGCTCCAGCAGGGCAAGGGCGCTGCCCGGATCCCGATGCTGAAGGTGGCTGGCTTGGTCGGCCAGGTCTATGGCTGCTGCTGCCGCAGCATAGCGCGGTTCCAGCGACAGGGCGGTGCAGTGGATGTCGTCCGCTTCGGGCCGCCGGGCGGCGCGCAGGCAATCGGCGAGCAGACCGTACGCAAGGGCATGCTCGGGATTCGCGTCGATCGCTCTCCGGAACGCCTGAATCGCTTGTTCCGTGTCGCCGAGCCTGCGGAAAGAACGCCCCATGACAAAATGGTAGTTTGAGAGCGTGTCCGACCGGATGCGTTCCCGCCACGCGGCGACATCGATGGCACCCGCTGAATTGGGTTCCGTTGGGGTGGACAAGGATCTGCTCCCGTGATGCGCATGGTTGCCGCGACCGGCTGGCCTCAACTTACCGGGTCTTCCCCCGCACGCGTCAAGCCTGCTGCGCGGGGCAGGTTTGACCATCAGCTCTGGAGCTGACAAAGGCAAGGTCTTCGGTCAGATTATAGATGAATTTATTGAAACTGGTGCGGAGAGTTTTCCTCTGTGCAGAGAACTCTGCCGGCATTCGGAGCAGGTCAATAAAAACGCCGAAGGTTGCAGTAGGCTGCCAGCTCGACGGGAACAGCGCTCACCGAGTGTAGGAATAGAGCGAGGGCATTTTCTTCTTGTTTGATTGCGGAAAAGGAGACGGTCTTTGCATTGTCAATTCTACTGAAAATACCACACGTTAAATTTCCAACCTTAAACAGTCCGTCAGGGAGCGTCGATCGGAAAGCAAGGTTTCGCATTCTGGCGGGCAACGGGCATGTCACCGTAGGGTAAAGGGAAAGCGCGATAGGCATACCCATTCGCGCTTGGTCTCCACATACTGCAGCACCGGCCCCACGTAGCCACACCGGGCAAGGCCGCCGAGATCCTTCGGCGATGACAGGCTGCGGTATTCGTCCCACACTGAGGCACGCAGGGCGGTCGCCTCCTTGGTCAGGGAACGGTCGATTTCGGCATGGTAGGACGCGATGTCGGAACCGAGCTGTCCCGTGTGCTGGCGGAAAGTCGCAAGGACGCTGTTGACCACGGTCAGCGGCGCGTGCATGGCGAACCGCCGCCAGAGATCGAAATCACCCGCCCTTTGGAACCGGCAGTCCATGCCCCCGGCCAGACGCCACAGACGCCCCGTCCAGAAACAGCCTTCTTGTTGCACGAAGGGCAGATGCCGGTTGTCGTGGAGCCCGGCGATCAGGGTCTTCGTGGGATAGGCGAAGACGTCTTCGATGAAGACGAGGCTGCCGCGCTCGTTCAGGCGGGCGACGCGGCCGCCGATCCATTGGGTTTCGGGAAAGCGGTCGAGAAGATCGGCGACCGTCTGGAAGGCTCCGGGAAGAAGCCGGTCGCTGGCGTTCAGCCAGGTCAGCACATCCCCATCCCGGACCGGCAAGGCCGAGAAGCCGCGGGCGACGGCGTCGTAAAGACCGGTATCGGGGGCGGAATCGAAAGAGAAGCGCAGGCCGCGGCACAGCGGCGGCAGGCCGCGGCCCTGCATTCGTTCGGACCAGGCCGCGAGTCGCAGCACGGTTCCGTCCTGCGATCTCCCATCCTGGACATGGTGATGGATTTCGAAGTCCCCGGCTTGGCCGAGCACGCTCAGGATGGTTTCATCGATGAAGCGGCCCGCGTTCAGACAGGGCGTGACCACAAGAAAGCGGCGTGGCATGGCGAATTCCCGGTTTCCGAGAAGGATGTGGGGCGGACCGATGCTCAGGAGCCCGGTTTGATGACGGACAGGAAGTGGTGGAACCCACCGATCGCAGATTCTGCCGGATGGCCGCGTTGATCAGGTTCGCCAAGCCCATGACCTTTTCCGACCGGATGAGTTCGAGGCATTCCGGGGACAGAGCATAGACCCCGACGTTGATGAAATGCGTGAAGACCGGCTTTCCCCGGATGCTGACGATGCGGGATGCCTTCAGTTCGATGATGCCGTAGAGAACCACGACCTGCTCCTGGGCGAGCGCCACGGCCATGCCGTTGCCTTCGATCCCGTGGAACCGCAGCATCTCTGTCATAGGGGATGTTGGTCAGGAGGTCGCCGTTGGTCACCAGAATGGAGGTTTCCGACCTATCCAGGATCAGCGATATGCCGCCGGCGGCTCCCAGCTTGCGGCCTTCGCACAGGGAGCGGATAACATGCCCCGTCTCGTCCACGGCCAGAACACCGTGGCAGTTGCACTTTTCCATCAGCGCCAGGATTTCGCCATCGGATATGCCAAGATGGGCGATGGCCGGATACCTTATCATGATGTCGCTGATGGCTGCGCGAAATCGACACGAATCAGGATGGACTGCCGAAAATCATTATCCATGACACCCCCCGGAAATCGGTCTACTCGGATCGGTGATTGGCTCGAAGGGGGGCATTGATCGAGAGGGTCATGCCGGCGGCTGCCTTGGGTGTTCACCAGCGGGTGTGGCGGGCTTCCGGGCGATCCTGCGGGACGAAGAAGAAATCTACCTGCCAGAACGCACGGTCATGGTCACGGAACAGCGGCTCCGCCATGTCGATACAGTGGAAGCCCAATGCTTCCACATGCTGGCACATCTGCGGGAAGCGCCGCGTCGGATCGCCAAAATTGTACATCTCAATGACGAGCAGCGAGGCCTGCTTCAGGGTTTCGGCTGCTCCGGCAAGGATTTCCCGCTCGGCGCCGTGGGTGTCGAGCTTGATGGCGAACGGACCCTCCAGCCCGAGACGTCCGACCTCGCGGTCGATGGACACCTGGGGGACGGTCCACTGCGGATCGTCCGCTTCGGGGCGGATGGTTCCACCGAACGGCGCGTCCGGAGAGTTGGTGAAGACCGTCTCTCCATCCTCCACTCCCGCCGCAGCCAGTGAGAAAGAAAAGGACGGCTCACCATCCCGCAAGCGCTCAAGATCGGGCTTCCAGTGATCGAAGGCTTCGATAAGGTGGAAACGGGCCTCCGGCCAGACCTGGCGGGCCATCAGGGACCAGCAGCCGTCGGAAGCACCGACGTCGATGACCGTCCGGCATTCCAAGTCACGGGCCTTGATCCGCTTCAGAGCGTTGGCGTGGCTCAGCAGATGGGGAGCCAGGGCCTCCGGATTGCCTTCGATGACGCGCCAGACGGCTTTCTTGAAGGAATCGAGCGCGCTGTCCGGAATATCCAAGTGTGCCCCCAGCCTCTGCGTTCCATATCGGCGCACGACTCCTCCGGCACCGTGGCGGGACGATACACGAAGCCGCGGCCCGATGCCATCAGACCGCTCCCCGGCGGAACAGGAAGCCCCGCAGTTCCGGCTGTTCGGGCGCCCCTTGGACGCAGGGCATCTCCTCGACCGGCATCTGGCGGTCGAACTCCAGCCCCTCATCCGCCGCGGCCTTGAGAAACTCCACCAGATTGACCGCCCAGCCCTGCCATGACGTGGTGTAATCGGCGGCGGCGACACGATGCAGCAGTACGAAAGAGGGAACGGACGAGACGACGGGAAGTCGAAGGACGACCAACAGTTTTCCGGCCGCGGCCGCCAACCGGCGCAGATCCTCCCGCCAGTGCTCGCTCTGGTGCAGGCTCCCGCGCGCGATCACGAGATCGTAGCGGCGGGCGAAGGCGGCGGCATCGCTGTCGTGGAAGGTCGCTTGGGGAACGAGGCCGCGCCCCCGTTCGGCGAGTGCCGGCGTCGCCCGGCAGTGATGCTCGAAGCGTATCCTGGGAAGGAGGAGGTCGAGCGCCTCCTGATGGATGCCAAGCCCGCCATGCCAGTCGAGCACGGTCAGTGGCTCCTCCGGGGTGGCGGCCCGGGCCGCCGCGTAGCCGAG
This genomic window from Azospirillum baldaniorum contains:
- a CDS encoding tetratricopeptide repeat protein, which translates into the protein MSTPTEPNSAGAIDVAAWRERIRSDTLSNYHFVMGRSFRRLGDTEQAIQAFRRAIDANPEHALAYGLLADCLRAARRPEADDIHCTALSLEPRYAAAAAAIDLADQASHLQHRDPGSALALLERAYALDPAGDARSIVVDVLLQMADPLTHSDPATALLTLEKGALMFPDNPGILAQLGRAYDVTERWDEAIHCFEASLRIAPGQMSLLFRLATTLNEACRFEETITIDRHVPTPPPPEIASLHLYQAMALIGLNRGGEAVRLLQSSPSQSTSALATLGLAHLAAGEIDQAEDTLTRAMKIEAQHPAILGWLGLTQQRRGHFEQALDLHNRAIKAAPSLIMSRFDRALTLEAMNRRTEALEEHRHVLSHVRRGLEYYIRTRPWAAAGTLRTYQDLGLALMR
- a CDS encoding glycosyltransferase; translated protein: MPRRFLVVTPCLNAGRFIDETILSVLGQAGDFEIHHHVQDGRSQDGTVLRLAAWSERMQGRGLPPLCRGLRFSFDSAPDTGLYDAVARGFSALPVRDGDVLTWLNASDRLLPGAFQTVADLLDRFPETQWIGGRVARLNERGSLVFIEDVFAYPTKTLIAGLHDNRHLPFVQQEGCFWTGRLWRLAGGMDCRFQRAGDFDLWRRFAMHAPLTVVNSVLATFRQHTGQLGSDIASYHAEIDRSLTKEATALRASVWDEYRSLSSPKDLGGLARCGYVGPVLQYVETKREWVCLSRFPFTLR
- a CDS encoding FkbM family methyltransferase, with protein sequence MDIPDSALDSFKKAVWRVIEGNPEALAPHLLSHANALKRIKARDLECRTVIDVGASDGCWSLMARQVWPEARFHLIEAFDHWKPDLERLRDGEPSFSFSLAAAGVEDGETVFTNSPDAPFGGTIRPEADDPQWTVPQVSIDREVGRLGLEGPFAIKLDTHGAEREILAGAAETLKQASLLVIEMYNFGDPTRRFPQMCQHVEALGFHCIDMAEPLFRDHDRAFWQVDFFFVPQDRPEARHTRW